From Kineosporia succinea, the proteins below share one genomic window:
- a CDS encoding ATP-binding protein: MGDSLAPRWQRFLDGLDDAVERRSALAEPDVPSVLESSRRAVREAWASAPDLFERLDEALETVAGGAGLSEFESDLIAVVLAADIDPSFAVALDQLRHYGGQAERPTVGPVLEILGIANVVPAVRSALRPGSALDRTGLVRTSGSGPFLTRPLVLPDRVGAHLLGDTEPHAALAPCLVHPVPLELDGGLELAAHWQRGAALVWVHGPQGNAGLALVAGAAGRFGLPVVAVDLSRVPAEEQMPRLDAAILEGVLTCGVLIVTGLPTDQPAALIQRLTGSRLPTAVVADSGWDPAWASFLPPVVAAPRLAVDERRELWSSLADSPPDESDHWRDLLALRVTPEEIQAVGELVRPSGAGSAEVLLAATRRLGDTTGTLRRTEVTLDDVVLPASTRQGLEEMISWGRRRDAVLAQGPLMGKGRGRGLAALFAGSSGTGKTLAAQAVAGSLGLDLYQVDLASVVDKYVGEAEKRLARIFETAERLNCVLFFDEADSLFGSRTAVQDAHDRYANLEVSYLLQRLEQFDGLVVLATNLRGNLDVAFTRRLHFILTFPEPDPAGRAALWQTHLRHVAAFDLDDPVDLAALASVELTGGIIRNAVLSAAFAAYDDGAGLVGQRHLTAAVQRELRKMGRRGAGRMPSPRRPVEEDVSAVYLG; encoded by the coding sequence ATGGGGGACTCATTGGCGCCGCGCTGGCAGCGGTTTCTGGACGGCCTGGACGACGCGGTGGAACGGCGTTCGGCGCTCGCGGAACCCGATGTCCCGTCGGTTCTCGAATCCAGCCGGCGGGCGGTGCGGGAGGCGTGGGCGAGCGCGCCGGACCTGTTCGAGCGCCTGGACGAGGCACTGGAAACGGTGGCCGGTGGGGCCGGGCTCAGTGAGTTCGAGTCCGACCTGATCGCGGTGGTTCTCGCCGCCGACATCGATCCCTCGTTCGCCGTCGCCCTGGACCAGCTGAGGCACTACGGCGGTCAGGCCGAAAGACCCACGGTGGGGCCGGTGCTCGAGATCCTGGGAATCGCGAACGTCGTTCCCGCGGTACGTTCCGCGCTGCGGCCCGGGTCCGCCCTGGACCGCACGGGTCTGGTGCGCACGAGCGGCTCGGGCCCCTTCCTCACCCGGCCGCTGGTGCTGCCGGACCGGGTGGGCGCCCATCTGCTGGGGGACACCGAGCCGCACGCCGCCCTGGCGCCGTGTCTGGTGCATCCGGTGCCGCTCGAGCTCGACGGTGGTCTGGAACTGGCCGCGCACTGGCAGCGCGGAGCCGCGCTGGTCTGGGTGCACGGCCCGCAGGGGAATGCCGGCCTGGCCCTGGTCGCGGGGGCGGCGGGGCGATTCGGCTTACCGGTGGTGGCGGTGGATCTGTCGAGAGTGCCTGCCGAGGAACAGATGCCGCGACTGGACGCCGCGATTCTGGAGGGCGTCCTCACCTGCGGCGTGCTGATCGTGACCGGCCTGCCCACCGATCAGCCCGCCGCCCTGATCCAGCGCCTGACCGGTTCCCGCCTGCCCACCGCGGTCGTGGCCGACTCCGGCTGGGACCCGGCCTGGGCGTCCTTCCTGCCGCCGGTGGTCGCGGCACCGCGACTGGCGGTGGATGAGAGGCGTGAGCTGTGGTCGAGCCTGGCCGATTCCCCGCCCGACGAAAGTGACCACTGGCGTGACCTTCTGGCTCTGCGCGTGACGCCGGAGGAGATTCAGGCGGTGGGTGAACTGGTCCGGCCGTCGGGAGCCGGTAGCGCCGAGGTGTTGCTGGCGGCGACACGCCGGCTCGGCGACACGACCGGAACCCTCCGGCGCACCGAGGTGACCCTCGACGACGTCGTGCTCCCCGCGTCCACCCGCCAGGGGCTGGAAGAGATGATCAGCTGGGGTCGCCGTCGCGACGCGGTGCTGGCTCAGGGGCCGTTGATGGGGAAGGGCCGCGGGCGGGGGCTCGCCGCGCTGTTCGCCGGATCGTCAGGCACGGGAAAGACTCTCGCGGCGCAGGCGGTGGCCGGGAGTCTCGGGCTGGACCTGTACCAGGTGGATCTGGCTTCGGTGGTGGACAAGTACGTGGGGGAGGCGGAGAAACGGCTGGCACGGATCTTCGAGACGGCCGAGCGGCTGAACTGTGTGCTCTTCTTCGACGAGGCCGACTCGCTCTTCGGGAGCCGGACGGCGGTGCAGGACGCGCACGACCGGTATGCCAACCTCGAAGTGTCCTATCTGCTGCAGCGTTTGGAGCAGTTCGACGGGCTGGTGGTGCTGGCGACCAACCTGCGGGGGAATCTGGACGTGGCCTTCACCCGGCGGCTGCATTTCATCCTGACCTTCCCGGAGCCTGATCCGGCTGGGCGAGCTGCTCTCTGGCAGACGCATCTGCGGCACGTGGCGGCGTTCGACCTCGACGACCCGGTGGACCTGGCCGCGCTGGCGTCGGTGGAGCTGACCGGAGGAATCATCCGGAATGCGGTGCTTTCGGCAGCTTTCGCCGCGTACGACGACGGTGCCGGTCTGGTGGGGCAGCGGCATCTGACGGCGGCGGTGCAACGGGAGCTGCGCAAGATGGGGCGGCGAGGGGCGGGGCGGATGCCGTCGCCGCGTCGGCCGGTCGAGGAGGACGTGAGCGCGGTGTACCTCGGCTGA
- a CDS encoding universal stress protein: protein MSIVLGYDESPAAHAALETAISLAGSLGERLVLVYGAGVPGQASEEMRSQRAALTEIGRSALDKAVARAQEAGVGTTTELIDARPADALLQAAEMHFATMIVIGNNGESALRAAVVGAVPHKLLHSSRWPVLCVPAPE from the coding sequence ATGAGCATCGTGCTGGGTTACGACGAGAGCCCCGCCGCGCACGCAGCCCTCGAGACGGCGATCTCCCTCGCCGGCAGCCTGGGCGAGCGCCTCGTGCTGGTCTACGGCGCGGGCGTTCCGGGGCAGGCGAGTGAGGAGATGCGCTCGCAGCGGGCGGCGCTCACCGAGATCGGGCGTTCCGCGCTGGACAAGGCCGTGGCCCGCGCCCAGGAGGCCGGCGTCGGTACCACGACGGAACTCATCGACGCGCGTCCGGCCGACGCCCTGCTGCAGGCGGCCGAGATGCACTTCGCCACGATGATCGTCATCGGCAACAACGGCGAGAGTGCGCTGCGGGCGGCCGTGGTGGGGGCGGTGCCGCACAAGCTCCTGCACAGCAGCCGCTGGCCGGTGCTGTGCGTGCCCGCGCCCGAGTAG
- a CDS encoding putative baseplate assembly protein — protein MSLPVPSLDNRHFQDFVDEAKRAIPRHCPEWTNHNLNDPGVALIELFAWMSEQVVYRLNQVPDRLYLQFLELLGIKPFAPGVASAELTFWLSDVLDHAVHVPAGSQVATGSGSGETVVFSTVDDLVMSPPRLTQVMGTGRETPRDLLPLLRSGVAVDCFAEAVEGDAVNLGFGDSLAGSALRLLVVADAEGRGIHPDRPPLLWQAWTGERWTTVTVHRDTTGGLNRAGEIVLLMPSSHGARAVAGRTAYWIRAVLREPDPGEPTYTRAPRLSRVDASVVGGSVAAEHAEHMDTEVIGRSDGRPGQTFRTRRWPVAPRRAGERVTVTGAEGTDVWTEVTNFTRSGPFDRHYTWDSSDGVITFGPAVRQPDGQVRRYGAVPLEGSLVSVTGYRVSGGAAGNVGARTLIVPRTPLPYVTTVANLQPATGGSDPETVEELKVRGPLSLRTGRRAVTAADFEQLTMESSPRIARVRCVAPRDDGGPVRLLIVPRLPAESGLREIDDLALEEPLISQVTAALEPRRLVGTRIELTTPYYVGLSVGTVIRVAAGKHAATVRHEVEALLRTWLDPLTGGDGGAGWAFDRDLTSAAVRHRLEAVDGVDRIEEVHLYEYDLRRGVRVGTVRDVVHPGEDSLFLPGELIVTTR, from the coding sequence ATGTCACTTCCCGTGCCCAGTCTCGACAACCGCCATTTCCAGGACTTCGTCGACGAGGCCAAGCGCGCCATCCCGCGGCACTGCCCGGAGTGGACCAACCACAACCTGAACGATCCCGGGGTGGCCCTGATCGAGCTCTTCGCGTGGATGAGCGAGCAGGTGGTGTACCGGCTGAATCAGGTGCCGGACCGGTTGTACCTGCAGTTCCTGGAGCTGCTGGGGATCAAGCCGTTCGCGCCCGGGGTGGCTTCGGCCGAGCTGACGTTCTGGCTGTCCGACGTGCTCGACCACGCCGTGCACGTGCCGGCCGGGAGTCAGGTGGCGACCGGTTCCGGATCCGGTGAGACGGTCGTGTTCAGCACGGTCGACGATCTCGTGATGAGCCCGCCGCGCCTGACCCAGGTGATGGGGACCGGCCGGGAGACGCCGCGGGACCTGCTGCCGCTTCTGCGGTCAGGGGTCGCGGTGGACTGCTTCGCCGAGGCGGTGGAGGGGGATGCCGTCAACCTGGGTTTCGGTGATTCGCTGGCCGGCTCCGCCCTGCGTCTGCTCGTCGTCGCCGATGCCGAGGGGCGGGGGATCCACCCGGACCGGCCCCCGCTGCTGTGGCAGGCCTGGACCGGTGAGCGGTGGACGACGGTCACGGTTCACCGCGACACGACCGGTGGTCTCAACCGGGCCGGGGAGATCGTGCTGCTCATGCCGTCGTCCCACGGGGCGCGCGCGGTGGCCGGGCGCACGGCGTACTGGATCCGCGCCGTGCTGCGGGAGCCGGATCCCGGTGAGCCCACGTACACGCGAGCCCCGCGTCTGAGCCGGGTCGACGCGTCCGTCGTCGGTGGTTCGGTCGCCGCCGAACATGCCGAGCACATGGACACGGAGGTGATCGGCCGCAGCGACGGGAGGCCGGGGCAGACGTTCCGGACGCGGCGGTGGCCGGTCGCGCCGCGCCGGGCCGGTGAGCGGGTGACGGTGACCGGCGCGGAGGGCACCGACGTGTGGACGGAGGTCACGAACTTCACCCGCAGTGGGCCTTTCGACCGGCACTACACCTGGGACTCCTCGGACGGGGTGATCACCTTCGGTCCGGCGGTCCGGCAGCCCGACGGTCAGGTCCGCCGGTACGGGGCGGTGCCTCTCGAGGGTTCGCTGGTGTCCGTCACGGGGTACCGCGTCAGTGGTGGGGCGGCCGGGAACGTGGGTGCGCGGACGCTGATCGTGCCCCGCACTCCCCTGCCCTACGTGACGACCGTGGCCAATCTCCAGCCGGCCACCGGGGGTTCGGATCCGGAGACCGTGGAGGAGCTCAAGGTCCGGGGGCCGCTGAGCCTGCGCACCGGGCGCCGGGCGGTGACGGCCGCCGACTTCGAGCAGCTGACGATGGAGAGCAGCCCGCGGATCGCCCGGGTGCGGTGCGTCGCGCCGAGGGACGACGGCGGCCCGGTGCGGTTGCTGATCGTTCCCCGCCTTCCTGCTGAGAGCGGTTTGCGGGAGATCGACGACCTGGCGCTGGAGGAGCCCCTGATCTCCCAGGTGACGGCTGCGCTGGAACCCCGGAGGCTGGTCGGGACCCGGATCGAGCTCACCACGCCCTATTACGTGGGCCTCTCCGTCGGGACCGTCATCCGGGTGGCCGCCGGCAAGCACGCGGCGACGGTGCGGCACGAGGTCGAGGCGCTGCTGCGCACCTGGCTGGATCCGCTGACCGGCGGCGACGGTGGTGCCGGCTGGGCCTTCGACCGTGACCTGACGAGTGCGGCTGTGCGGCACCGGCTCGAGGCGGTCGACGGGGTGGACCGGATCGAGGAGGTCCATCTGTACGAGTACGACCTGCGCCGCGGCGTGCGGGTCGGGACGGTCCGGGACGTGGTGCATCCCGGTGAGGACAGCCTGTTCCTGCCCGGCGAGCTGATCGTGACGACGCGATGA
- a CDS encoding APC family permease — protein sequence MTDEKPPELNHGAIGFTDAVVIGLAATSPAYSLAAIVGAIAAAVGVFAPGALIASFVPMALIATAFLYLNRVDQDCGTTFSWVTRAMGPWFGWLGGWAITMTGVLIIGSQADVGVSFALRAAGQEGWAENNWIRMPLTVALILVLTWMCVLGTDISARLQNIMIIIQVASLLVFAAVALYRANWGFSPLDPITPSWEWFNPFGAGGASLTTALLLGVFAYWGWEASVNLNEETRGGPSVAGRASLLATVLLLITYLGVTTAVVSFAGTTWLTENAGQEEAVFASLAGTVLGGWDWVLLLSVATAAISSTQTTIIPASRTGLSMARRHALPATFGRIHPRHRTPDVSTWWVAGIAIVWYLGIYSLSENALFDSATALSLLVAFYYALSGIACAVYHRKHLTESVRNLVLIGVAPVTGALLLIWLMVLSARDMSDPENSYSGDAWLGVGPPLVIGVGIFVVGAVLMLAWRLRDSRYWDERPSLPDPDVVHGLKAAISDPDGLVG from the coding sequence TTGACCGACGAGAAACCCCCCGAGCTCAACCACGGCGCCATCGGCTTCACCGATGCCGTCGTCATCGGCCTGGCCGCCACCAGCCCCGCCTACTCGCTGGCCGCGATCGTCGGCGCCATCGCCGCCGCGGTCGGGGTCTTCGCACCGGGCGCCCTCATCGCGTCGTTCGTGCCGATGGCCCTCATCGCCACCGCGTTCCTCTACCTGAACCGCGTCGATCAGGACTGTGGGACGACGTTCAGCTGGGTCACGCGGGCCATGGGCCCCTGGTTCGGGTGGCTGGGTGGGTGGGCCATCACGATGACGGGTGTCCTGATCATCGGCTCACAGGCGGACGTGGGGGTCAGTTTCGCGTTGAGGGCGGCCGGTCAGGAGGGGTGGGCGGAGAACAACTGGATCCGCATGCCCCTGACCGTGGCGCTCATCCTGGTGCTGACCTGGATGTGCGTGCTCGGGACGGACATCTCCGCCCGCCTGCAGAACATCATGATCATCATCCAGGTGGCCTCGCTGCTGGTCTTCGCGGCCGTCGCGCTCTACCGGGCGAACTGGGGCTTCAGCCCCCTCGACCCGATCACGCCGTCCTGGGAGTGGTTCAACCCCTTCGGCGCCGGTGGCGCGTCCCTCACCACCGCCCTGCTCCTGGGCGTCTTCGCCTACTGGGGCTGGGAGGCGTCCGTCAACCTCAACGAGGAGACCCGCGGCGGGCCCTCGGTGGCCGGGCGCGCGTCCCTGCTCGCCACCGTCCTGCTCCTGATCACGTACCTCGGTGTGACCACCGCCGTGGTCTCCTTCGCCGGGACGACCTGGCTCACCGAGAACGCCGGCCAGGAGGAGGCCGTGTTCGCGTCCCTGGCCGGCACCGTGCTCGGCGGCTGGGACTGGGTGCTGCTGCTGTCCGTGGCGACCGCCGCGATCTCGTCCACGCAGACCACGATCATCCCGGCCTCGCGCACCGGCCTGTCGATGGCCCGCCGCCACGCGCTGCCCGCCACGTTCGGCCGGATCCACCCGCGTCATCGCACCCCCGACGTCAGCACCTGGTGGGTCGCCGGCATCGCCATCGTCTGGTACCTCGGCATCTACTCCCTCAGCGAGAACGCGCTCTTCGACTCGGCCACCGCCCTGTCGCTGCTCGTCGCCTTCTACTACGCGCTGTCCGGCATCGCCTGCGCCGTGTACCACCGCAAGCACCTCACCGAGTCGGTGAGGAACCTGGTGCTGATCGGCGTCGCGCCGGTCACCGGGGCACTGCTCCTGATCTGGCTCATGGTGCTCAGCGCCCGCGACATGTCCGATCCCGAGAACTCCTACAGTGGGGACGCGTGGCTGGGCGTCGGTCCTCCCCTCGTCATCGGGGTGGGCATCTTCGTGGTGGGCGCGGTGCTCATGCTCGCGTGGCGCTTGCGCGACAGCCGCTACTGGGACGAACGGCCCTCCCTGCCCGACCCCGACGTGGTGCACGGCCTGAAAGCAGCGATCTCCGACCCCGACGGACTGGTGGGCTAA
- a CDS encoding PilZ domain-containing protein, which yields MKFVPWPRKNEKKTAGRQQPGDDAGTQRQRRRFVREMVRVPIVVLDVNGVRLATGATIEVSEGGIRAHVNQVLPEAERVRVEMQLPTQGPITVGGTIRRAPGHSRPVVIQFDRNHAHQDALRQLVFAAQRANARR from the coding sequence TTGAAATTCGTTCCGTGGCCCCGTAAGAACGAGAAGAAGACCGCGGGACGGCAGCAGCCCGGTGACGACGCGGGCACCCAGCGCCAGCGGCGCCGGTTCGTGCGCGAGATGGTGCGCGTCCCCATCGTGGTGCTCGACGTGAACGGTGTGCGCCTGGCCACCGGCGCCACCATCGAGGTCAGCGAGGGCGGGATCCGCGCCCATGTGAACCAGGTGCTGCCCGAGGCCGAGCGTGTGCGGGTCGAGATGCAGCTGCCCACTCAGGGGCCGATCACCGTGGGCGGCACGATCCGGCGGGCACCGGGACACTCGCGCCCGGTCGTCATCCAGTTCGACCGCAACCACGCCCACCAGGACGCCCTGCGCCAGCTCGTCTTCGCCGCCCAGCGCGCGAACGCCCGGCGCTGA
- a CDS encoding DUF6578 domain-containing protein produces the protein MRTYVWMSGWQLECCGSSFGVGESVQWPVGLEEPSGTEELLEVLDGDWARRVQYREDHHQVWASGVLTGTVASIDGVTCSTKLVEEIAKVRVPGSGRVLGVPDLEAAYPVASDQRTLVGWVIGVEGASYEAFPPPALEPAPRPGSLMRTLALASRKVLGRSG, from the coding sequence ATGCGGACATATGTGTGGATGAGCGGATGGCAGCTCGAATGCTGCGGCTCATCTTTCGGTGTGGGGGAGTCGGTGCAGTGGCCGGTCGGGCTGGAGGAGCCTTCCGGTACCGAGGAACTGCTGGAGGTGCTCGACGGCGACTGGGCGCGGCGGGTGCAGTACCGGGAGGACCATCACCAGGTGTGGGCGTCGGGGGTGCTGACCGGAACGGTGGCCAGTATCGACGGGGTGACGTGCTCGACGAAGCTGGTCGAGGAGATCGCCAAGGTCCGGGTGCCGGGCAGCGGACGGGTGCTGGGCGTGCCCGATCTGGAGGCGGCCTATCCGGTGGCTTCCGATCAGCGGACGCTGGTGGGCTGGGTCATCGGGGTGGAGGGGGCTTCGTACGAGGCCTTTCCCCCGCCTGCGCTGGAGCCCGCTCCTCGGCCGGGTTCCTTGATGAGGACGCTGGCGCTGGCCTCGCGCAAGGTGCTGGGCCGATCCGGTTAG
- a CDS encoding carboxypeptidase-like regulatory domain-containing protein, with product MIADVTPTSLVHQRGIPGELTVRVENVRDTIIGVSVRVLGADPDWAPVSEPGFSLFPGEARSIGLRVLLPDAFPAGSHIVTVQVQEHGGSEESVLLPVRVQVNAQELLLLTVRPPMVPGGGHADFWVRAENTGNTAVSHPLVGQDEEDSLDFEFSPRRLDLAPGQRTRVALTVSRRRPLTGMPAPRMFTVHADSRTHLETSAGVPLDGAAAQGVFLQKPRIHRVVLSLAGTVLTVLVVVCIAVFTMGVVLEKNDLDKNNVEQRVRAVGDPAARAALAAEEACPCQFYGRILAPNGTIGNGTMVEVYTADNAESPLLDVHVGVRGVWTTSVTERGEYRFRLVGPGLVPIWFSQAKDADRATPVAAVPGPGVRLASFVPELTLGSMRVMVDGDDPSGARVEVRLSDGTAAPGALVATGVPQEEEGVYLLADLPSPASYTVSVAKAGYVSTPVPVRLAGGEDRDLEVVKLTLEQAPS from the coding sequence GTGATCGCCGACGTCACCCCGACCTCCCTCGTGCACCAGCGGGGCATACCGGGCGAGCTGACCGTTCGCGTCGAGAACGTCCGCGACACCATCATCGGTGTCTCCGTGCGTGTCCTCGGCGCCGATCCGGACTGGGCGCCGGTCTCCGAACCCGGGTTCTCCCTGTTCCCCGGTGAGGCCCGCAGCATCGGCCTGCGGGTGCTGCTGCCGGACGCCTTCCCGGCGGGGTCCCACATCGTCACCGTCCAGGTCCAGGAGCACGGGGGCAGCGAGGAGAGCGTCCTGCTGCCGGTGCGGGTGCAGGTCAACGCCCAGGAACTGCTCCTGCTCACGGTCAGGCCCCCGATGGTGCCGGGCGGGGGACACGCCGACTTCTGGGTCCGGGCCGAGAACACCGGCAACACGGCCGTTTCCCATCCGCTGGTGGGGCAGGACGAGGAGGACTCGCTCGACTTCGAGTTCAGCCCGCGCCGGCTGGACCTCGCGCCCGGCCAGCGCACGCGCGTCGCCCTGACCGTGAGCCGCCGCCGCCCGCTCACCGGGATGCCGGCGCCGAGGATGTTCACGGTCCACGCCGACTCCCGCACCCACCTGGAGACCTCGGCGGGCGTGCCCCTGGACGGTGCCGCGGCTCAGGGCGTGTTCCTGCAGAAACCCCGCATCCACCGGGTCGTGCTGTCGCTGGCGGGCACGGTGCTCACGGTCCTGGTGGTCGTCTGCATCGCCGTCTTCACGATGGGCGTGGTGCTGGAGAAGAACGATCTCGACAAGAACAACGTCGAGCAGCGGGTCAGGGCGGTGGGAGATCCCGCGGCCAGGGCCGCCCTGGCCGCGGAAGAGGCCTGTCCCTGCCAGTTCTACGGCCGGATCCTGGCCCCGAACGGCACGATCGGGAACGGGACGATGGTCGAGGTCTACACGGCGGACAACGCCGAGAGCCCCCTCCTGGATGTTCATGTCGGCGTCCGGGGCGTGTGGACGACGTCCGTCACCGAGAGGGGCGAGTACCGGTTCCGGCTCGTCGGGCCCGGTCTCGTGCCCATCTGGTTCTCCCAGGCGAAGGACGCGGACCGGGCGACGCCGGTGGCTGCGGTACCCGGACCTGGAGTACGGCTCGCCTCGTTCGTGCCCGAGCTCACCCTGGGCTCGATGAGAGTCATGGTGGACGGGGACGATCCCTCGGGCGCGAGGGTGGAGGTCCGTCTCTCGGACGGGACCGCCGCACCCGGTGCGCTCGTCGCGACGGGCGTGCCGCAGGAGGAGGAAGGCGTCTACCTCCTGGCCGACCTGCCCAGCCCGGCCAGCTACACCGTCTCCGTCGCGAAGGCCGGGTACGTCTCCACCCCGGTCCCGGTACGCCTGGCCGGGGGAGAGGACCGCGACCTGGAGGTCGTGAAACTGACGCTGGAGCAGGCGCCCTCGTGA
- a CDS encoding DUF4255 domain-containing protein, protein MPLPVLESALKTWLRDQLPLPDDSGDVSFDAPEGTWGTSVTRPTVNLFLFDIARAATQPVAVGPYRDAAGVIVREKPAQPLAFSYLLSTWGGGTREEHQLLGDAVKAVLRTPTLQAGLDGEIVGPVHISLAEPEKVRSRDLWAGLGGRLRPSLVLVVTTAVTLDRPERVAPPVQRVGVSVAPETAEPTRRFVWFGGNRQRVRSGD, encoded by the coding sequence GTGCCATTACCTGTGCTGGAGAGTGCACTCAAGACCTGGCTCCGGGACCAGCTCCCGCTGCCGGACGACAGCGGCGACGTCTCCTTCGACGCTCCGGAAGGCACGTGGGGCACGTCGGTCACCCGCCCGACCGTGAACCTGTTCCTCTTCGACATCGCCCGCGCCGCAACCCAGCCCGTGGCCGTCGGCCCCTATCGCGACGCCGCCGGCGTCATCGTGCGGGAGAAGCCGGCGCAGCCCCTGGCGTTCTCCTACCTGCTCAGCACCTGGGGCGGTGGAACCCGGGAGGAGCACCAGCTGCTGGGCGACGCGGTCAAGGCTGTGCTCAGGACACCCACGCTCCAGGCCGGCCTGGACGGCGAGATCGTCGGCCCCGTCCACATCAGTCTCGCCGAACCGGAAAAGGTTCGAAGCCGGGACCTCTGGGCTGGTCTGGGGGGCAGACTGCGGCCCTCGCTCGTTCTGGTCGTCACCACCGCTGTCACCCTCGACCGCCCGGAACGCGTCGCGCCCCCGGTTCAGCGGGTCGGCGTCAGTGTCGCACCGGAAACCGCGGAGCCGACGCGAAGATTCGTCTGGTTCGGCGGCAATCGCCAGCGTGTCCGGAGCGGCGACTGA
- a CDS encoding COG1470 family protein — protein MTGDAPEDDAPTLLPVHAPERADGVIDLTHPVTLVTRTPVPTGASAVLDLDVDDRAVDAGQTVVVPARVRNLTAQPVRVVLLAQGLPAAWCPPAQVLNLTGHNTAEIFLYLSPAIGTPPGRYAWALTAQTAHRPMQAAVGELEVRRAEPEPLPRRPKQKQPWWPVLVGAVAIMLIMTSIAFAVALHTEKPTQLPQSTSRRTQRPEAESTRDDGYVRVVGTILVDGTADTTGVKGTARQLGPDGLKDLGRQERPEPSPMEPRVRGKRWEVKLDGGIYALTFSKPGYAPETVVVTAAISPGPQQIPIVRLTRE, from the coding sequence GTGACCGGCGACGCACCCGAGGACGACGCCCCGACGCTTCTCCCGGTCCACGCACCGGAACGGGCCGACGGGGTCATCGACCTGACCCACCCGGTCACCCTGGTGACCCGCACACCCGTCCCGACCGGCGCGTCCGCCGTTCTCGACCTCGATGTCGACGACCGGGCGGTGGACGCGGGGCAGACCGTGGTCGTGCCCGCGCGGGTCCGGAACCTGACGGCGCAACCGGTGCGGGTCGTGCTGCTGGCCCAGGGACTGCCGGCGGCCTGGTGCCCACCGGCCCAGGTGCTGAACCTGACCGGGCACAACACGGCCGAGATCTTCCTCTATCTGAGCCCGGCGATCGGGACTCCGCCGGGCCGCTACGCCTGGGCCCTCACGGCACAGACGGCGCATCGCCCCATGCAGGCAGCCGTGGGGGAACTCGAGGTGCGGCGCGCCGAGCCCGAACCCCTGCCGCGAAGGCCGAAGCAGAAACAGCCCTGGTGGCCGGTTCTCGTCGGCGCCGTCGCGATCATGCTGATCATGACCTCCATCGCGTTCGCGGTGGCCCTGCACACCGAGAAGCCGACTCAGCTGCCCCAGAGCACCTCCCGGCGCACGCAGAGGCCCGAGGCGGAGTCGACGAGGGACGACGGGTACGTGCGCGTCGTCGGCACCATCCTCGTCGACGGCACGGCCGACACCACCGGCGTGAAGGGCACGGCGCGGCAACTCGGGCCCGACGGTCTGAAGGACCTGGGCCGGCAGGAGCGGCCGGAGCCCAGCCCGATGGAACCCAGGGTCAGGGGCAAGAGGTGGGAGGTGAAACTGGACGGCGGGATCTATGCCCTGACCTTCTCCAAGCCCGGCTACGCGCCGGAGACCGTCGTCGTCACGGCCGCGATCAGCCCCGGGCCGCAGCAGATCCCGATCGTGCGACTCACCCGAGAATGA